From Nymphaea colorata isolate Beijing-Zhang1983 chromosome 6, ASM883128v2, whole genome shotgun sequence, a single genomic window includes:
- the LOC116255391 gene encoding tRNA A64-2'-O-ribosylphosphate transferase isoform X1 has product MGEVRWGVELSIYKASRSIKKSDNSLYNALRSIYEDSLFVREIAGLWPGLPLVANLRCGLWYAPLFHSTCYFKSTDGHTNNWSFSTARLNLHVASLAGQKSGCIIVDSTRRGKRFPDSMSKTIPIWACVMNRAISRVLSSMSDLSDEQNWDCSLHLPLWVPETEKAAIEAHLDEWTSQLEATGVDLTSLALSLRKPLRPLWISQKSLIWLNEVPDHDSWDFTPIILVSASISNDQPQQRTASEFSWRYISGAGDDEESWARGLTPSLFWKNAFELISSGPDLCNKKVSVIVENDRVYRSQRGEHTVQVKLKSFTTSANNVDTSEQFHQALCSSMNNGHSSTEAPGQYIGEASSIYWIHSTNIAVGMTQHDINVVEGVDAILNCDSEVSSSSSSSSNYLHLPIVTSKFDRFSLLKCLPSAVNFANSNLSKGKTVLVCCCTGEDISICVSLAILTSLFNDRGDFDGGRTFRDVCITKWEVRRRLVFICKYALNARPSRGNLRQVYNFLIREKTLPSVVDVDGDDAINMK; this is encoded by the exons atggGGGAGGTGAGATGGGGAGTGGAGCTGAGCATCTACAAGGCGAGCAGGAGCATAAAGAAGAGCGACAATTCCCTCTACAACGCTCTCCGCTCCATCTACGAGGACTCCCTCTTCGTCCGCGAGATCGCCGGCCTCTGGCCCGGCCTCCCGCTCGTCGCCAACCTCCGCTGCGGGCTCTGGTATGCGCCCCTCTTCCACTCCACCTGCTACTTCAAATCCACCGACGGCCACACCAACAACTGGTCCTTCAGCACCGCCCGCCTCAATCTTCACGTCGCCTCCCTCGCTG GGCAGAAAAGTGGATGCATCATCGTCGATTCTACTCGCAGGGGGAAGAGGTTTCCTGATAGCATGTCAAAGACGATACCCATTTGGGCATGCGTCATGAATAGGGCAATTAGCAGAGTGCTCTCGTCAATGTCAGATTTAAGCGACGAACAG AACTGGGATTGCTCGTTGCATCTTCCTTTATGGGTACCTGAAACTGAAAAAGCAGCCATTGAGGCGCATTTGGATGAGTGGACCTCACAGTTGGAAGCTACTGGTGTGGATCTTACATCTCTTGCATTGTCCTTGAGGAAACCTTTACGACCACTGTGGATTTCACAAAAGTCTCTTATATGGTTAAATGAAGTACCAGATCATGATTCATGGGATTTCACACCTATCATCTTAGTTTCTGCATCTATTTCAAATGACCAACCTCAGCAAAGAACTGCATCAGAATTCAGCTGGCGTTATATATCAGGAGCAGGGGATGACGAAGAAAGCTGGGCAAGGGGTTTAACACCAAGCCTTTTCTGGAAGAATGCTTTTGAGCTGATAAGTTCTGGTCCTGATTTGTGCAATAAGAAAGTGTCAGTCATTGTTGAAAATGATAGAGTATATCGATCACAAAGGGGAGAGCACACTGTTCAAGTCAAGCTTAAATCATTTACAACATCAGCTAATAACGTTGATACTTCTGAGCAATTTCATCAGGCATTATGTTCATCAATGAATAATGGTCATTCAAGTACAGAAGCACCTGGACAGTATATCGGTGAAGCATCTAGCATATATTGGATACATTCAACCAATATTGCAGTTGGAATGACACAGCATG ATATAAATGTGGTCGAGGGTGTAGATGCTATACTTAATTGCGACTCAGAggtttcatcatcttcttcaagttcTAGCAATTACCTGCACTTGCCGATTGTT ACCTCAAAGTTTGATCGTTTTTCCTTGCTAAAATGTCTTCCGTCAGCGGTTAACTTTGCCAACAGTAATTTGAGTAAAGGGAAGACAGTACTTGTCTGCTGTTGTACTG GTGAAGATATAAGCATATGCGTGAGCCTTGCTATACTAACATCATTATTTAATGATAGAG GAGATTTTGATGGTGGAAGGACCTTTAGAGATGTTTGTATCACAAAATGGGAGGTGCGCCGGCGGCTTGTGTTCATCTGCAAATATGCTTTAAATGCTCGTCCATCTAGAGGAAACCTGAGGCaggtttataattttttgattAGAGAGAAAACTTTGCCATCCGTTGTGGATGTAGATGGTGATGACGCTATAAACATGAAGTAA
- the LOC116255391 gene encoding tRNA A64-2'-O-ribosylphosphate transferase isoform X2: MRPSSTPPATSNPPTATPTTGPSAPPASIFTSPPSLVKRQWMTAGQKSGCIIVDSTRRGKRFPDSMSKTIPIWACVMNRAISRVLSSMSDLSDEQNWDCSLHLPLWVPETEKAAIEAHLDEWTSQLEATGVDLTSLALSLRKPLRPLWISQKSLIWLNEVPDHDSWDFTPIILVSASISNDQPQQRTASEFSWRYISGAGDDEESWARGLTPSLFWKNAFELISSGPDLCNKKVSVIVENDRVYRSQRGEHTVQVKLKSFTTSANNVDTSEQFHQALCSSMNNGHSSTEAPGQYIGEASSIYWIHSTNIAVGMTQHDINVVEGVDAILNCDSEVSSSSSSSSNYLHLPIVTSKFDRFSLLKCLPSAVNFANSNLSKGKTVLVCCCTGEDISICVSLAILTSLFNDRGDFDGGRTFRDVCITKWEVRRRLVFICKYALNARPSRGNLRQVYNFLIREKTLPSVVDVDGDDAINMK, encoded by the exons ATGCGCCCCTCTTCCACTCCACCTGCTACTTCAAATCCACCGACGGCCACACCAACAACTGGTCCTTCAGCACCGCCCGCCTCAATCTTCACGTCGCCTCCCTCGCTG GTGAAAAGGCAATGGATGACTGCAGGGCAGAAAAGTGGATGCATCATCGTCGATTCTACTCGCAGGGGGAAGAGGTTTCCTGATAGCATGTCAAAGACGATACCCATTTGGGCATGCGTCATGAATAGGGCAATTAGCAGAGTGCTCTCGTCAATGTCAGATTTAAGCGACGAACAG AACTGGGATTGCTCGTTGCATCTTCCTTTATGGGTACCTGAAACTGAAAAAGCAGCCATTGAGGCGCATTTGGATGAGTGGACCTCACAGTTGGAAGCTACTGGTGTGGATCTTACATCTCTTGCATTGTCCTTGAGGAAACCTTTACGACCACTGTGGATTTCACAAAAGTCTCTTATATGGTTAAATGAAGTACCAGATCATGATTCATGGGATTTCACACCTATCATCTTAGTTTCTGCATCTATTTCAAATGACCAACCTCAGCAAAGAACTGCATCAGAATTCAGCTGGCGTTATATATCAGGAGCAGGGGATGACGAAGAAAGCTGGGCAAGGGGTTTAACACCAAGCCTTTTCTGGAAGAATGCTTTTGAGCTGATAAGTTCTGGTCCTGATTTGTGCAATAAGAAAGTGTCAGTCATTGTTGAAAATGATAGAGTATATCGATCACAAAGGGGAGAGCACACTGTTCAAGTCAAGCTTAAATCATTTACAACATCAGCTAATAACGTTGATACTTCTGAGCAATTTCATCAGGCATTATGTTCATCAATGAATAATGGTCATTCAAGTACAGAAGCACCTGGACAGTATATCGGTGAAGCATCTAGCATATATTGGATACATTCAACCAATATTGCAGTTGGAATGACACAGCATG ATATAAATGTGGTCGAGGGTGTAGATGCTATACTTAATTGCGACTCAGAggtttcatcatcttcttcaagttcTAGCAATTACCTGCACTTGCCGATTGTT ACCTCAAAGTTTGATCGTTTTTCCTTGCTAAAATGTCTTCCGTCAGCGGTTAACTTTGCCAACAGTAATTTGAGTAAAGGGAAGACAGTACTTGTCTGCTGTTGTACTG GTGAAGATATAAGCATATGCGTGAGCCTTGCTATACTAACATCATTATTTAATGATAGAG GAGATTTTGATGGTGGAAGGACCTTTAGAGATGTTTGTATCACAAAATGGGAGGTGCGCCGGCGGCTTGTGTTCATCTGCAAATATGCTTTAAATGCTCGTCCATCTAGAGGAAACCTGAGGCaggtttataattttttgattAGAGAGAAAACTTTGCCATCCGTTGTGGATGTAGATGGTGATGACGCTATAAACATGAAGTAA
- the LOC116255391 gene encoding tRNA A64-2'-O-ribosylphosphate transferase isoform X3 translates to MTAGQKSGCIIVDSTRRGKRFPDSMSKTIPIWACVMNRAISRVLSSMSDLSDEQNWDCSLHLPLWVPETEKAAIEAHLDEWTSQLEATGVDLTSLALSLRKPLRPLWISQKSLIWLNEVPDHDSWDFTPIILVSASISNDQPQQRTASEFSWRYISGAGDDEESWARGLTPSLFWKNAFELISSGPDLCNKKVSVIVENDRVYRSQRGEHTVQVKLKSFTTSANNVDTSEQFHQALCSSMNNGHSSTEAPGQYIGEASSIYWIHSTNIAVGMTQHDINVVEGVDAILNCDSEVSSSSSSSSNYLHLPIVTSKFDRFSLLKCLPSAVNFANSNLSKGKTVLVCCCTGEDISICVSLAILTSLFNDRGDFDGGRTFRDVCITKWEVRRRLVFICKYALNARPSRGNLRQVYNFLIREKTLPSVVDVDGDDAINMK, encoded by the exons ATGACTGCAGGGCAGAAAAGTGGATGCATCATCGTCGATTCTACTCGCAGGGGGAAGAGGTTTCCTGATAGCATGTCAAAGACGATACCCATTTGGGCATGCGTCATGAATAGGGCAATTAGCAGAGTGCTCTCGTCAATGTCAGATTTAAGCGACGAACAG AACTGGGATTGCTCGTTGCATCTTCCTTTATGGGTACCTGAAACTGAAAAAGCAGCCATTGAGGCGCATTTGGATGAGTGGACCTCACAGTTGGAAGCTACTGGTGTGGATCTTACATCTCTTGCATTGTCCTTGAGGAAACCTTTACGACCACTGTGGATTTCACAAAAGTCTCTTATATGGTTAAATGAAGTACCAGATCATGATTCATGGGATTTCACACCTATCATCTTAGTTTCTGCATCTATTTCAAATGACCAACCTCAGCAAAGAACTGCATCAGAATTCAGCTGGCGTTATATATCAGGAGCAGGGGATGACGAAGAAAGCTGGGCAAGGGGTTTAACACCAAGCCTTTTCTGGAAGAATGCTTTTGAGCTGATAAGTTCTGGTCCTGATTTGTGCAATAAGAAAGTGTCAGTCATTGTTGAAAATGATAGAGTATATCGATCACAAAGGGGAGAGCACACTGTTCAAGTCAAGCTTAAATCATTTACAACATCAGCTAATAACGTTGATACTTCTGAGCAATTTCATCAGGCATTATGTTCATCAATGAATAATGGTCATTCAAGTACAGAAGCACCTGGACAGTATATCGGTGAAGCATCTAGCATATATTGGATACATTCAACCAATATTGCAGTTGGAATGACACAGCATG ATATAAATGTGGTCGAGGGTGTAGATGCTATACTTAATTGCGACTCAGAggtttcatcatcttcttcaagttcTAGCAATTACCTGCACTTGCCGATTGTT ACCTCAAAGTTTGATCGTTTTTCCTTGCTAAAATGTCTTCCGTCAGCGGTTAACTTTGCCAACAGTAATTTGAGTAAAGGGAAGACAGTACTTGTCTGCTGTTGTACTG GTGAAGATATAAGCATATGCGTGAGCCTTGCTATACTAACATCATTATTTAATGATAGAG GAGATTTTGATGGTGGAAGGACCTTTAGAGATGTTTGTATCACAAAATGGGAGGTGCGCCGGCGGCTTGTGTTCATCTGCAAATATGCTTTAAATGCTCGTCCATCTAGAGGAAACCTGAGGCaggtttataattttttgattAGAGAGAAAACTTTGCCATCCGTTGTGGATGTAGATGGTGATGACGCTATAAACATGAAGTAA
- the LOC116255411 gene encoding LOW QUALITY PROTEIN: putative ABC transporter B family member 8 (The sequence of the model RefSeq protein was modified relative to this genomic sequence to represent the inferred CDS: inserted 2 bases in 1 codon) — protein MSYSGKKSKRQDGKEKVSFFRIFRYADGKDVLLMLLGTIGAIGDGMSTNCLLVFASDIMNTLGYSPSRQDRDFMSAVEKFSLYFVYLGLIVWVLAFMEGYCWSRTSERQVMRIRYKYLEAVLRQEVSFFDSQEASVSEIIDSISKDASLMQEVLSEKVPLFILRLSEFLSGLAFAFFFSWRLSLVALPLITLLVIPGLIYGKYLLRLSQKSSAEYGNANAIVEQALCSIRTIYSFTLENRTIERYSSILSNTLQIGLSQGLAKGLAVGSNGVTFAIWGFLAWYGSRLVMYKGETGGKIYASGICFILGGLSLGLALPDIKYFTEAAVAATRISQRINRTPQIDADDASGTVPETIQGKVELCDVRFSYPTRPESIVLKDFSLRVPAGNTVALVGTSGCGKSTVIALLQRFYDVQHGEVRIDDINIKRLHLKWMRSKMGLVSQDHALFGTSIKENILFGKPDATIDEVYAAAMAANAHNFIVQLPHGYETKIGERGSQLSGGQKQRIAIARALIKNPPILLLDEATSALDSESEKMVQSALDQASMGRTTIVVSHKLSTIRASDQIAVIDGGQVVEIGCHNDLIKRSNGTYARLAKLQRQFSTNDQEQDVCVSSVTRSSGRRFSLDKSSPYSMISTLSDDNQSAFKHKPPPSFARLLKLSSPEWKQGLVGSLSAIVSGAVQPIYALTIGSMIAAFFVPSHQEMKSLIRLYSLAFFSLSVISMIVSTSQHYLFSEVGEKLTRRVRVSLLRKILTFEIGWFDEEQNSSAALCSTLSHDASTVKSLVADRVSLLVHTISAVTIAIVMGLIVAWKLALVIIAVQPLTILCFYTRKVMLSKLSSDSIKSQKESTQIAAEAIHNHKIITSYSAVDKVVFQLYAQSQALPKQAATRKSWMAGVALGTAQSLNFITWALDFWFGGKLVMSGAITAGAVFKTFFILVRTGKVIAEAGSMTSDLAKGSVAVASVFQILDRPTQIPSAEEKGLKLPEIRGTIELTDVGFAYPVRPQNPVLVGFNLRVKCGKSVGLVEQXGSVRVDGVDIREMDLAWFRRFTSMVSQEPVLYSGSIRDNILIGKPDASENELVDAAMAANAHGFICALKDGYETECGERGTQLSGGQRQRIAIARAIIRNPAILLLDEATSALDAQSEQVVQEALDRIMKGRTTIIVAHRLNTIKNVDSIAVVADGKVVEHGSHAELRSKKGVFFELSRLQP, from the exons ATGAGCTATTCCGGAAAGAAGTCCAAGCGGCAAGATGGGAAAGAAAAGGTTTCATTCTTCAGGATTTTCAGATATGCTGATGGGAAAGATGTCCTCCTCATGCTTCTCGGGACGATTGGTGCAATTGGAGATGGAATGTCCACAAACTGCCTGCTGGTATTTGCAAGCGATATCATGAACACTTTGGGATACAGCCCATCCAGGCAGGACAGAGATTTCATGTCTGCGGTCGAAAAG TTCAGCTTGTATTTTGTGTACTTGGGATTGATCGTGTGGGTGCTGGCTTTCATGG AAGGCTACTGTTGGAGCAGAACTAGTGAGAGACAGGTGATGAGGATCCGTTACAAGTATTTGGAAGCCGTCCTCAGGCAAGAAGTTAGCTTCTTTGATTCTCAGGAGGCAAGCGTTTCAGAGATTATAGACAGCATATCAAAGGACGCTTCTCTCATGCAGGAGGTTCTCAGTGAGAAG GTGCCACTGTTCATCCTACGGTTGTCCGAGTTCCTCTCAGGCCTGGCTTtcgcctttttcttttcatggcGTCTCTCCTTAGTGGCCCTCCCTCTTATCACGCTACTGGTGATACCGGGCCTGATCTATGGCAAGTACCTCCTCCGTCTGTCTCAGAAATCTAGCGCAGAGTACGGGAATGCAAATGCTATAGTGGAGCAAGCACTTTGCTCAATCCGGACCATCTATTCGTTCACCTTGGAGAATCGGACGATCGAGCGGTACTCGTCGATATTGAGCAACACACTCCAGATTGGACTCAGCCAGGGCCTGGCAAAAGGTCTGGCCGTTGGCAGCAACGGGGTGACGTTTGCCATATGGGGCTTCTTGGCATGGTATGGCAGCAGGCTGGTCATGTATAAAGGGGAGACCGGGGGCAAGATATATGCATCTGGAATCTGCTTCATTCTTGGTGGATT GTCACTGGGGCTTGCCCTTCCAGACATCAAATACTTCACAGAGGCTGCTGTTGCTGCGACAAGGATCTCCCAAAGAATCAACAGAACTCCACAAATTGATGCGGATGATGCTAGTGGCACTGTGCCAGAGACCATCCAAGGCAAAGTGGAGCTTTGTGATGTCAGATTCAGTTACCCAACTAGGCCAGAATCCATTGTTCTCAAAGATTTCAGTCTCAGAGTTCCTGCTGGAAACACAGTGGCACTCGTCGGGACAAGCGGATGCGGAAAATCTACTGTGATTGCTTTGCTGCAGAGATTTTATGACGTCCAACATGGAGAAGTGAGGATTGATGATATCAACATAAAGCGCCTGCATTTAAAATGGATGAGATCGAAGATGGGCCTAGTTAGCCAAGATCATGCACTTTTTGGGACTTCCATTAAGGAGAACATATTGTTTGGCAAGCCTGACGCAACCATCGATGAAGTCTATGCTGCTGCCATGGCTGCAAATGCTCACAACTTTATAGTGCAGCTTCCTCATGGCTATGAAACTAAG ATCGGCGAGCGTGGCTCTCAGCTCTCTGGAGGCCAAAAACAAAGGATTGCCATTGCTAGAGCGCTCATAAAGAACCCTCCAATCCTtcttcttgatgaagcaactaGTGCCCTTGACTCTGAGTCGGAGAAAATGGTTCAGTCTGCTTTGGACCAGGCTTCCATGGGCAGGACCACCATTGTGGTCTCCCACAAACTCTCCACCATCAGAGCCTCCGACCAGATCGCCGTCATCGATGGCGGTCAGGTTGTCGAGATTGGCTGCCACAATGATCTCATCAAACGTTCCAATGGAACCTATGCACGTCTCGCAAAACTACAAAGGCAATTCAGCACTAATGATCAGGAACAAGATGTCTGTGTTTCCTCTGTCACTAGAAGCAGCGGTAGAAGGTTTAGCTTAGACAAGTCCAGTCCATACTCTATGATCTCGACCTTATCTGATGATAACCAGAGTGCATTTAAGCACAAACCACCTCCATCTTTTGCCCGTCTTCTTAAATTGAGCTCCCCTGAATGGAAGCAGGGCTTAGTTGGTAGTCTTTCCGCAATTGTCTCCGGTGCGGTGCAGCCCATTTACGCGCTGACAATCGGTTCCATGATCGCTGCCTTCTTTGTCCCAAGCCATCAAGAGATGAAGTCCTTAATTCGCCTTTACTCGCTAgcttttttctccctctctgtgATTTCCATGATCGTTAGTACTTCACAGCACTACTTATTCTCTGAGGTAGGAGAGAAATTAACAAGGAGGGTTCGAGTGAGCCTGCTGAGGAAGATCCTAACGTTTGAGATCGGCTGGTTCGATGAAGAACAGAATTCAAGTGCGGCATTGTGTTCCACATTGAGCCATGATGCCTCCACAGTGAAGTCTCTGGTTGCAGACAGAGTTTCTTTGTTGGTGCACACAATTTCTGCAGTGACTATAGCCATCGTGATGGGCTTGATTGTGGCTTGGAAACTTGCTCTCGTGATAATTGCAGTTCAGCCTCTAACAATCCTCTGCTTCTACACTAGGAAG GTCATGCTCTCCAAATTATCATCGGACTCCATTAAATCGCAGAAAGAGAGTACCCAAATTGCTGCAGAGGCCATTCACAATCACAAGATCATCACATCCTATTCTGCTGTCGATAAGGTCGTCTTCCAACTCTATGCTCAGTCCCAAGCCTTACCCAAGCAAGCAGCAACAAGGAAGTCCTGGATGGCCGGCGTCGCCCTCGGCACCGCCCAGTCCCTCAATTTCATCACATGGGCACTCGATTTCTGGTTCGGCGGCAAGCTCGTGATGTCTGGCGCCATCACTGCCGGCGCCGTCTTCAAGACATTCTTCATCCTCGTCCGCACCGGGAAAGTGATTGCAGAGGCCGGAAGCATGACATCAGACTTGGCAAAGGGCTCGGTAGCAGTCGCGTCGGTGTTCCAGATACTGGATCGGCCGACCCAGATCCCATCGGCGGAAGAGAAGGGACTGAAGCTGCCGGAGATCCGAGGCACAATCGAGCTCACGGACGTCGGGTTTGCTTACCCGGTTCGGCCGCAGAACCCGGTTTTGGTGGGGTTCAACCTGAGGGTCAAGTGTGGCAAGAGCGTGGGTCTGGTCGAGCA CGGGTCGGTGAGGGTGGACGGAGTCGACATTCGAGAGATGGACCTGGCTTGGTTCAGAAGGTTCACCAGCATGGTCTCCCAAGAGCCGGTTCTCTACTCCGGCAGCATTCGTGATAATATCTTGATCGGCAAACCAGATGCCAGTGAGAATGAGCTTGTGGATGCTGCTATGGCTGCTAACGCGCACGGTTTTATCTG TGCTTTAAAAGATGGATATGAAACTGAATGTGGGGAAAGGGGTACGCAGCTGTCAGGAGGCCAGAGGCAGAGGATTGCCATAGCACGAGCCATAATAAGGAACCCTGCAATTCTACTTCTCGACGAGGCCACAAGCGCGCTCGATGCGCAGTCGGAGCAAGTGGTGCAGGAGGCGCTGGATCGTATAATGAAGGGAAGGACAACCATCATTGTAGCACACAGGCTCAACACCATAAAGAATGTCGATTCCATTGCAGTTGTAGCTGATGGGAAGGTGGTTGAGCATGGAAGCCATGCTGAGCTCAGGAGCAAGAAAGGTGTCTTCTTTGAGCTGTCCAGGCTTCAACCTTAG
- the LOC116255595 gene encoding pseudo histidine-containing phosphotransfer protein 2, with the protein MEGAQLHRQLALYKNSLFEQGYLDGQFNQLEELQDESNPHFVDEVVTMYLKDSARLLSNMEQALEKNPPDFKKLDAVIHQFRGSSSSIGAARINNECVIFKQFCDEKNKDGCNKSFNQVKREHALLKRKMDRYLEIERQITRRGNRASN; encoded by the exons ATGGAGGGCGCTCAATTGCATCGTCAGCTCGCTCTTTATAAGAACTCCCTCTTTGAACAG GGTTACCTTGATGGGCAGTTCAACCAGCTAGAAGAATTGCAGGACGAGAGCAATCCACATTTTGTGGATGAAGTTGTGACCATGTATCTCAAGGACTCTGCTAGGCTGCTCTCCAATATGGAGCAGGCACT TGAGAAGAATCCACCAGATTTCAAGAAGCTGGATGCTGTCATACACCAGTTCAGGGGAAGCAGTTCCAG CATTGGAGCAGCACGAATCAACAATGAGTGTGTGATCTTCAAGCAATTCTGTGATGAGAAGAACAAAGACGg GTGCAATAAAAGCTTCAATCAGGTGAAAAGGGAGCATGCACTTCTCAAAAGGAAGATGGACCGTTATCTTGAG ATTGAGCGCCAGATAACACGCCGAGGGAATCGCGCTTCCAACTGA